Proteins encoded within one genomic window of Tabrizicola piscis:
- a CDS encoding NAD(P)/FAD-dependent oxidoreductase, with product MAQTDVIVIGAGPAGLSAATALARLGVAVTVLDREAVAGGIPRHCNHPPYGLREFRRLMRGPAYAQRLVAEAKAAGVTIRTQTTVTFLHPGGRIDVTSPEGVETLAARAVLLATGVRETSRAARLIGGEKPGGVMSTGALQGIVHLNGQRPFQRPVILGTELVAFSALLTCRHAGIKPVAMIEPARRITARSPAIWLARLMGVPVLLEATVDAIHGRTRVEGVQIDRRGTLQDMATDGVIVSGGFRPEATLLRLSHLEVDPGSGGPVIDLWGRLSDPAYFAAGNLLRGVETAGWCWAEGRRVARAIHAALLGQLPAPEVARLRLGSDAVRLALPQVLPIDRPKPSPADSGAADGLQLRLNRPAKGRLRLMQDGVCLMDRRIDSLPERRITLPLPALRSASDVTLTLEER from the coding sequence GGCGGCATCCCCCGCCACTGCAACCATCCGCCCTACGGCTTGCGCGAGTTCCGCCGCCTGATGCGAGGCCCGGCCTATGCACAACGGCTGGTGGCCGAGGCGAAAGCGGCAGGCGTCACTATCCGCACGCAGACGACAGTCACATTCCTGCATCCCGGGGGCAGGATCGACGTGACCAGCCCCGAGGGGGTTGAAACCCTTGCCGCCCGCGCTGTCCTTCTAGCCACCGGCGTGCGCGAAACCAGCCGCGCGGCGCGGCTGATCGGCGGGGAAAAACCGGGGGGCGTGATGTCCACCGGGGCGCTGCAGGGGATCGTCCATCTGAACGGCCAGCGCCCGTTTCAGCGCCCGGTGATCCTTGGGACCGAACTCGTCGCCTTTTCGGCGCTGCTGACCTGCCGCCATGCCGGGATCAAACCCGTCGCGATGATCGAGCCCGCCCGCCGGATCACTGCGCGCAGCCCCGCGATCTGGCTGGCGCGGCTGATGGGGGTTCCCGTGCTTCTGGAGGCGACGGTTGACGCGATCCACGGCCGGACCCGGGTGGAAGGCGTGCAGATCGATCGGCGCGGGACGCTTCAGGACATGGCGACCGACGGGGTCATCGTCTCGGGCGGGTTCCGGCCCGAGGCGACGCTCTTGCGCCTGAGCCATCTGGAGGTCGACCCGGGCAGCGGCGGGCCGGTGATCGACCTTTGGGGTCGGTTGTCCGACCCCGCCTACTTCGCGGCGGGAAACCTGCTGCGTGGAGTGGAAACCGCCGGTTGGTGCTGGGCCGAAGGCCGCCGCGTGGCCCGCGCGATCCATGCCGCCTTGCTGGGCCAACTGCCTGCCCCTGAGGTCGCACGGCTGCGGCTTGGGTCGGATGCCGTGCGGCTGGCTTTGCCGCAAGTCCTGCCAATTGACCGGCCAAAACCCAGCCCGGCAGACAGCGGTGCCGCAGATGGCCTGCAACTGCGACTGAACCGACCGGCAAAAGGGCGGCTGCGCCTGATGCAGGACGGGGTCTGCTTGATGGACCGCCGGATCGACAGCCTGCCCGAGCGGCGGATCACCCTGCCCCTGCCCGCCTTGCGCAGCGCGTCGGACGTCACCCTGACGCTGGAGGAACGGTGA
- a CDS encoding FGGY family carbohydrate kinase encodes MRIVAIDQGTTSTRALALKPDGGLEPILSLAHAQTTPAPGHVEQDAGELLTNVLRCLQVSGADVVGLSNQGESCLAWDARDGRPLGPVISWQDDRTADAVAQLAQDGAAPLVMVRAGLPLDPYFSASKLGWMLRNLPRVAEAARHGHLRLGTTDAFFRDRLTGRFETDVATASRTSLMSLATGRWDPDLCALFGVPMDALPRITQTSGDLGTLPGGARLAASIVDQQAALYGHGCRRPGETKVTFGTGAFAQCVTGGLVAPGASGVLPTVAWQAEGAPVTYALDGGVYAAASAVNWARELGLFADYAAIASFPGAAIDRGLAFVPALVGLGCPHWNRQARGAWLGLGLADGKGDLMQALLEGIALRTAEVLAAMAGLQPVVGRVSIDGGLSQNPYFTAFLADTLGRDLFLSDEAELTAAGLARMAAEAAGLSVPEVWPGRVLTGRQTGATSDRLARFAKARRAVEGYAG; translated from the coding sequence GTGAGGATCGTCGCCATTGATCAGGGCACCACCAGCACCCGTGCACTGGCGTTGAAGCCTGACGGCGGGCTGGAACCGATCCTGTCGCTTGCCCATGCCCAGACCACGCCTGCCCCCGGCCATGTCGAGCAGGACGCCGGAGAGCTGCTGACCAATGTGCTGCGCTGCCTTCAGGTGTCGGGCGCTGATGTGGTGGGCCTGTCCAATCAGGGCGAAAGCTGTCTGGCTTGGGATGCGCGGGACGGGCGGCCCCTGGGGCCTGTCATCTCATGGCAGGATGACCGGACGGCGGATGCGGTGGCCCAATTGGCGCAGGATGGTGCCGCGCCGCTGGTGATGGTACGGGCGGGGCTGCCGCTTGACCCGTATTTTTCCGCCTCGAAACTGGGGTGGATGCTGCGCAACCTGCCACGGGTGGCCGAGGCTGCCCGGCACGGCCACTTGCGCCTTGGCACCACGGATGCCTTTTTCCGCGACCGGCTGACCGGGCGGTTTGAAACCGATGTGGCGACCGCGTCACGCACGTCGCTGATGTCGCTGGCAACCGGGCGGTGGGACCCGGATCTTTGCGCGCTGTTCGGGGTGCCGATGGACGCCCTGCCCCGGATCACCCAGACTTCGGGCGATCTTGGCACCCTGCCGGGTGGGGCACGGCTTGCGGCGTCCATTGTCGATCAGCAGGCGGCGCTTTATGGCCATGGCTGCCGGCGGCCGGGGGAAACGAAGGTCACCTTCGGCACCGGGGCCTTTGCGCAATGCGTCACGGGCGGGCTGGTCGCGCCGGGCGCCTCGGGCGTCTTGCCGACCGTGGCCTGGCAGGCCGAGGGGGCACCGGTCACCTATGCGCTGGATGGCGGTGTCTATGCGGCGGCCAGCGCGGTGAACTGGGCGCGGGAGCTTGGGCTTTTCGCTGACTATGCCGCGATTGCCAGCTTTCCCGGCGCGGCGATTGACCGGGGTCTGGCCTTCGTACCCGCCCTTGTCGGCCTTGGCTGCCCACATTGGAACCGGCAGGCGCGCGGGGCTTGGCTGGGCCTTGGGCTTGCCGATGGCAAGGGGGACCTGATGCAGGCCCTTCTGGAAGGCATCGCCCTGCGCACCGCCGAGGTTTTGGCGGCGATGGCCGGTCTGCAGCCGGTCGTGGGGCGGGTCTCCATCGACGGGGGGCTGTCGCAAAACCCCTATTTTACCGCTTTTCTGGCCGACACGCTGGGGCGCGATCTGTTTTTGTCGGACGAGGCGGAACTGACCGCCGCGGGCCTTGCCCGGATGGCCGCCGAGGCGGCTGGCCTGTCGGTGCCCGAGGTCTGGCCGGGCCGGGTCCTGACCGGGCGCCAGACCGGGGCCACGTCAGACCGCCTTGCCCGCTTTGCCAAGGCCCGGCGCGCGGTGGAAGGCTATGCGGGTTGA